TGGCAGACATCAACTCATATGCCGCAAGTTCAAACATGTTGTTATTAAATGTTTTATACCCGACCCAACAACCTACAAAGTAAGATATATAATGAATTTTTATATTAGCAACAAGAGAGCAGTGTCTGCTGCACCTTTATAATAGTAATATAAAGAAATCACACTTTTGGCGCTAGCACTTAAACTGGTTATGCTTGGGTTTCTTGCTTGATTACTTTTCATTTCAGATTTATGAACTATTTTTCATAGATCTCAAGACCAAATGCGAAACAAAGCATAACTCCTAAGAACGAGTAATTTAACATGAAATTATCAATTCAGAGAAACTAGCTAGACACAGTCAATTTACAGAAAAACATTCTAAGCAGGTAGTATACAACCTGTTTAGAAAATCTGATAGGTGTTAAGGAATATCAATGAGAAGAATAAATGACTAAGGCAAAATACTTGCAAAGAAGGATTCCAAGTCAAGTATTCAACATATGATAAGATAGTTTGATGTAGTTGACAGAAATATCATCTGCTATGAAGTTATAGTAAATAGAAGAAAGAATACATGAAGAAAATTTCATAAATATATAACTAAATGACAAATATCATGCTTTCCATTTGTAGGTGAAACACAGCAACTTCTTTATTAAGAATTATATAGAACAGTGTTTAACTAAAACTACCATCTGATGTGAATAAATTCTAATACTCTACAGTcccaattatattaattaattagttaaCTAAACCTTTAGCTCCATTTGGCTCTTCCCATTTTGATATTCTAGTTCCATCAAATGCTGATGTTACCTGAAATTGTATATAAGAAATGAAGTCACAAATGGTATAAGCCATAAGTATTggtaaacaaataaaataagcCAGATTATATAAACTCACAATCCCAAAAGGCAACTCCTCTGCACTTGCAATGACTGATCCAGAATGTAATCTATTTAACTTCAGAAGCGGCAACAGAAACATATTTTTCCCATACTTTTCAGACTTTTTAAGATTGTAAATCAGATCATCTAGAGCATCCAATACAACAGGCAATGCTAAAGAAGTTAATATAGGGTTACCAGCCAAACAAATTTCAACCTTCCCATCTGCATTCACTATTTTCTCCAGTGAAAGTGCATCAAGTAGGTCACCAAAAGATGGCAACAGTTTCTGAAATTTAGAGTTATTTAGAACTAAATCAATTGAGGTCCTTCTTTTTTTAAAGGGGGAATTGGAAAGATCCAATATTATTCCTTTAGTAATTTCAAGTACTTCCACAGCTTCAGACCTTGTTAGCTCGTCCCCGATAAATTGATAAAGGAAAGGATGAAATGCATTATAAATCTTTGTCACATGCTCATCTACGCACAATCGAACTGGACAAGTAGAAGAACTTAGGTTATCAGAACCAATTTCAGATCTGGATTTGCGCCATTCCTCATTCCCACTTCTTCTTCCAGGTAATGTGAGTGACTCTTCATCTTCAGAATGCAAACTCCTCTCTAGTTGTTGGTTTTCTTCCATATCACGGGCTTCAATAACTGAAAGTAACTGAGATGTGAAGTCTCTTCGACGTTCTTTTGTTATATTAGTGAGAAGAGTTGACAAAGAAGACTCCGTAAGCATAGTACGCCGAGAAAGGACCTTaagttttaaataaaattaaaaaattcattCAATTATCAACCGATCAGGATCCTAACTCCTTATGCATGAggaaaaaatatttcatataAAGTGAAAACAAGAAAAGTAAgaatataaattctaaaacctacCTCATGCCACTTCCTTGTGTATCGTTTGGTGACATCATAAGCTCCATCTTTGGCTATGGCAATCAcataatttaatttcttattccaCCTATGCCATGGATTTTAAAAATTTGAGAAAACATGCACGCAAGATGGAAACTTttcaaaaacataatataaaaggccaatataaaatcattcatgtgtctttGACCAATAGCTTAAGTTTTCAGGATAGTTGGTTTCGTGACAACTTTTAATAAGGACAAGGACGACtactttctcaaatcaattaaATGGAACAAAGCAATGAATATAGAAAAAGAACTGTGAAATGAATAATACCCTTTTTCATATAATAATGGCCTGTCATAGATTCCTTCACACGGGTCAAGATGAATCCATCTGTAAGATCATAGGTCATCAAAAACAAATAATGTCCCCAgaaaaagttttaaaagaagATTACGAGAACTATAAGCTTTTGGATCAATTTTACCTTCCTATGTATTGAGAGAAACACTCCATCCAAACATGATCTGTGAAGTCCAAGATCTGGAGATTAACCAAAACCAGTTAGAGAAAACAATTGCTCATAAGATTGTACACCATATACAAAATTCACAAGCAAAAGTCTAAGGACATCAATATTCAATACCCATTTTCCCTAGATAGTGAAAACTGGCCCAATCATCACATAAAAAATCAATGATCACCACCATGTGCAATATCACAAAATAAGTACTTAAATATTCAAAACCTAGTCTACATCAAAGAACAGTGATACATCATTTACTCAATTGCATCATAATAAACTAAGAAAGATTAACATGCTAAAAAGACTAAATTTCATCATCCAATTACAAACCAGACGTGAGTCATAGCCAAAAGCTCGACAGTAGAGCGTGAAGCAATTGGCCCATTCTCCGCAGCGTCCTTCTCTTGTTTCCACAAGCTGCAAATTGAAAGAGAAAAATTGGAGTATCCAACACAAATGTGATAGGCATAGCAGGATTCTGGCATTTGGCCAAGTACAATTACAGCATTAATAGTGTGACGCAAGTTCAGTACCTTTATTGCATCATTGTACCGAGGGAAGCGAGTCAGATTGGAGCATGAGGTGCAGCTGTGTTGTGGAAAGATAATTGTGAATAACCAAACAATTATGAACGTCAGGCACATAATAGAAGCTAAAATTAGTGAACAAGGGTAGCAACCTACCAGAATTCTTTACAAGCAGAAGGCCAAAATGCAAGTAACaataataaaactaaatggTTAGAACTAGATCTCCTAAATGTAAATAGATATGTAATGTAGGAATACTTCAGCACAAATAGGAAAAAGGTTTTCTAGCCAAGACCTGTTCTAAATAAACTAGAAATGTTTAGTAGACGCCCAAGTAGGATGACTACACCCAAGCTAATAtgagagaaaaaggaaaataagagagagagaaactatAGATGTGATAAGAAGAGAAAGATTAGAGAAAAGGTGAATGTGGGGTGTCGTTCTGGTTGGGGTGTTCAAAATCAGGATTGAACTATATTCTAGCGGGAAATAACTTATTGATCTTGAAGAATAGGATACTCCCAAATTAAAGATACTAATGTTATAAATTAACAAAATGTAGCAGTCAGATCAGTTGATTAATTCTAGCATAAAGGTGGTTCAAAATTAGTTCGAATGTATGATGTCACAAGGAAACTTAGATATATGTCAATTATGTTATTTACTAAAGGCACATTACTAATCACAGTATAAGGGGAAAAATAAATTCACATTAATTTAAAGTATACATTCCACGCTCATACCGATAGAGTTCAACTCTGGAAGCTCCATAACGAGTCTCGGAAGGAAGTGGAGCAGTCATACCCTGGGCTACAGTTTGGTTGCCACAATCTTGACAAGATGGTGAATTCACCCATCTATGAGATGAGGTGAAGaaggaaagaaacaaaacaaagatcAGAAACAATCAGGCAAAAGGGAAAAGGCATGATGGTTAAATGGTGCTTTTAATAGGGAGGGAAAAAAAGATGCAACTAAACCTGAAGGATTTCTTGAACCAGAAAAGAAGTTGTAGCAGGAAAGCATGATCTTGTTCTATTTTTGATGGCTTGAAGTTCCCCTCCTGGAGTATGTTTATCAGGTTTACCAATTACAAAACAGTTGTAGCAGAGTATGAAAAGCTAAAGCGTATGAAATGGGAATCCTGAAGAAAACTTAGACATCTGATTCCTATGAATTAAGATGGTCTCTTGAAAGAGAAAAATACACCCACTTACCTTGGCCAAAGAAACCAAGGCTTTCTCCTCAAGCTCTTCAACAGGAACGGTCTTCCTAGCAGCCTCCTGACGTATTGGGTCCTCATACTGTATACATATCACAACAATCAACATATGGAATCAATTGAAATATAACATTCATAAGGACAAGATTACCATGTGTCTTTAGCATTGAGTTTGCACTTTGCAAAGCCCCAAATCATGATTTGACCAAAAGCTTTTTTCCCTTATAACATTTGCTCAAACCATGGCTTAGAGATTTCAAATGCAAAACTAAGTACACTGATTCATCAACTAGGATTGGAGTTGGCCTACTttacttaatttatttaaaactaAACCCTGTTTTCACACACACTATATGCATCTTCATGAACTAATGTATTGTGTAACTGTGTTCCTTactgagaagaaaaaaattcaataaaatcaaCTATGACAAAGTATATAATAAGGTGAAAATTACCATGAGGACTTGTGTAACGtaaggcctaactctaccctcAAATTGTTGAGTATCTTCGCCGGCTACGAATTGCTGCAACATAAGTGCTTCCTCCTCTGCCTGTGCAGGTAGATATAGTGCATGTAAACAACACAGACAGAAAatgaaaatcaaaacaaatttGAAGACTGAAAAATGGAGGTAAACAAAGCCAACCTGCAAGAGTCTAGCCAATTCCTCATCGGAATTCAAGTGGTCGGCAGTGCTGGATTGAGGTTCAGGGTCGTCGTCGTCGATGGAGACGAGTCGTAGCTTATCGGAAATGGTGGTGAGATCGGAGTCGGTAGCGACTGCGGTGTCGTTTTCAGCTGCGTAAATCTTCTGTTGAGGAGGTGGAATTGAAGTGAGAGAGTAGAGCTGGAATTGAAAAACCTGCAGTGGAAGTCGAAGATcatggtgatgaagatgaagattgagaATTGAATTGTTGATTGAGAAAGAAGAGAACAGGAGAATACTTGGAAGCCATCGTCGGTGTCGTAATCGAGATCAACGTTGGAGTGATTGTGAAGCACCTGGAATTTGCGAAGCACCATTTTTCTCTGCAACTGAACTGAAACCCTCCAACGATGTATCAAAAAGATGAAACAAGTGAACTCATGAGGGTGAATAGTCACGTTGGTCCCTAAAGTTACACCAGTCGGGCAAATTCGTCCCTATTCTTCCTAAATGGCTCCCGTCGTCCCTGAAGTTTGAAAACGTCGGTCACGTTGGTCCTTACCTGAGCTCCCGTTAATAAACGTTAACAGAGATGATGAGTTGGCACGTTAAGTGCTCTGATGGCCATTCCACGTGGATCTGAGGTGTTTCCCTCCAAAATAAACATAATGGCAAATTAGTCCCTGGTAGGTGTCACATTGTGGTTGGACCTTAAGTTGGCAAAATAGTCCTTGCCACCTTCTTCATACCCAGTTAACGTAAGCCTCCTAAACCCAAACCTTTCATCTTCAACCCTCTGACAAGCAAGAAGAGACGAAGGCAGAGGAGAGTTGAAGAGCGTTGAAGTGCGTTGAAGGTTGAAGAGAGGCGAAGGCAGAGGACAGAGGAGCGTTGAAGGTGCTCGGTCACCGGCGTAGAAGAAGGATACAAGAGACGCTGCTCTTTTTGGGGTTTCAGTCTCACCGAGGCAAAGGTACAATCTTTCCCTATTTTTGTTCATGAAAAACCCTGAAATTGATCTCCAACATGCTTATAAGCTTAAGATAACCGTGATTTTGCTCTATAAATTACATGTTCATCGTTTAAATGTTTCAAGGTTTGTCATTGTGGGTTAATACAATCGGGGGATTGTAATCGCTGATGAGGGTTTAGGTTTCTAAATTTACATGTTTATCGTTTAACTGATTAAAGATTGTTTGTGTATGTTGCAAATGGTGACATTGTAATCGCTGATGAGGGTTTCTATTTTTGTGACACTGTCATTGATTGAACCTCTTTGTTTGTGTTGCATGTAGATGGACAGAAACCTCACTCTGATTTTGCATCATGGGGGGAAGCTTACAGTAAGCGATGATAGAGCATCATTTCGTTATTATGGTggagagatgtgtgtttgggaCCAGATTGTGGGTGATACGCTGAACATATTTGGCATAGTCAATTTTGCAAAAGAACATGGTTATGAGAAGTTTGAGGAGATTTGGTGGAAGAAACCACTCAGTGGAGGAACATTTGAAATGAGGCAAGTATTGCGAGATGCAGATATAGTGGATATGTGCTTAGCTTCCAGCCTAAGCAATAATGAGATTGATATTTACTATGACCATCCAGTTGAAGAACCACTTACCATACCACCAATTCAAGAAAGTGAAATCCCAGAAGCTGAAATTCCAGAAGCAGAAATCCCAGAAGTTGAAGAACCAGAAGTTGAAGAACCAGAAGTTGAATTTCCAGAAGTTGAAGAACCAGAATTTGAATTTCCAGAAGTTGAAGAACCAGAAGTTCAAGAACCAGAAGTGGAACACAATAATGATGGTACTGATGGTGATAGTGAACAAACTGATGATGAGGTGAGGAAAGGCAAGAGAGTGAGAATGGAGAAGAATAGGAAGGGCAAGAGAAAGATGACTGAGGTTAACTTGGATGGAGACAGTGGAAATGAGTCAGATGGATCTGATTATGAGTATGAACCTAGCCAAGTTGAGTTGCAGGAGTGGTCTGTAAGTGAAGGGAATGCAAATTATCATAGTGAGGACTTAAATAGCCCTGTAAGCTCTGATGGTGAAGAAAATTCTAGGAAGAGAGGACCTTTCCCCCAGTTTAATGAAGCTTCTACTTTTGGGAATGTTCACTTAGAACTGGGCATGGAGTTTTCTAACCTGGAGACTTTTAAAAATGCTGTGAAGGACTACACTATTGAGAAGGGTAGGCCTATCAGGTGGGAGAAGAATGACAAAATCAGAGTGGTGGGCAAATGCAGAGCACCAAAGTGCCCTTGGAAaatattctgtggatggagcaAAGCACTGAGGAGTTACCAAATTAAGACCTTCCATGAAGAACATAGTTGTGGCAGGTCATTCAGGAATTGTCAAGCTAACACAAAATGGGCATCAAAGAAGCTTGAAGCAAAACTGAGGATTCAACCAAACTTGACACATTATGAGGCTTTTGACTACATAAAAATGCAGTTTGGAGTACAATTGGATGATTCAAAGATCTTTAGATCAATGAAAAAAGCAAGGAAACTGGTGGAAGAGAATGAAGCAGAGCAATATGCATTGCTGTGGGACTATTGTGCTGAACTTATTAAGTGCAACCCAGGTTCCACAGTTACAATGAACACAACCCCAATCACAGATTCAGCACCACAGTTTCACAGGATTTATGTATGCTTTGATGGTTGTAAAAAGGGATTCAAAGCTGGTTGTAGACCTTTGATTGGTCTTGATGGATGCTTTCTGAAAGGATACTATGGAGGTCAGCTTTTGAGTGCTGTGGGCCAAGATGCTAACAACCACCTATATGTCATTGCTTATGCTGTTGTTGATGTGGAGAATAAAGACAATTGGCTTTGGTTTCTTGAGCTGCTCCAGAAGGACTTGGGAGACCACAATGAGCATAACTGGACTTTCATATCAGACATGCAGAAGGTAATGTGTTTACTTGTTTGCATTGTTTAGTTTTATTTAGTTGTGTAATGGTATTTGATAATGCAATGCATTGTTTAGAGTTGATGGACTGAATTGCCTGTTGTAAGAAACATTGAGGACTGACTTGACCTTAAATGTTTTCGTGTAGGGTCTTATTCCTGCATTACAAGCTGTTATGCCAGGGGTGTCACACAGGTACTGTGTGATGCATTTGTGGAGGAATTTTGCCAAACAATGGAAGGATAAGGAGTTGAAAGGAGCTGTTTGGGAATGTGCAAGGACAACAAACTGTGGTGGAGTTCAACACAAAGATGAATAGGCTGAGAGCAAAGAATGCTCAAGCATGGGCATATTTGAATAAATGGCCAAAGACAGCTTGGACAAAATCTCATTTCAGTGAAACTGCTAAGACTGACAACATTTGCAACAATGCTTGTGAATCTTTCAATGCAAAGATCCTGAAATATAGGGGGAAGCCAATAATTACTATGCTAGAGGAGATCAGATGCTATGTGATGAGAACCATAGCAAATAACAAGATGAAGTTGATGGGCTATCAAGGCTTTCTACCACCAGTGCAGAAAAGTAGAttggagaaagagaaagaggcaGCCCAAAAATGGACTGCTACATGGTCAGGTCAAGAGTCCAGGTTTGAGGTGACCTGTTGGGGCCAAAGAGTGGCTGTTGATTTAGCAGCTGGAACTTGCACATGCAGGTGGTGGCAGCTGAATGGCATGCCTTGCTTCCATGCATGTGCTGCAATTGGATGGAAGCACGAAAGGCCTGAGAATTATGTTCATGCACGGTTGACAATGGGTGCATATAGGAGCACATATGAGTTTGCTATTCAGCCCACAAGAAGCCAACAGTATTGGGAGCCAACTCCTTATGAGAAGCCTATTCCACCAAACATGAAGAAGAAAGCAGGGAGACCTAAAAAGAACCGGAGGAGAGATGGCACTGAGGAACAAGTTGCTGGAAGGGCTAGGAGAGATGCCACTGAGTCACAACTTGCTGGAAGGGTGAGGAGATCATATCCTGTGATGACTTGCTCAAGGTGTGGATTTGAGGGTCACAACACAAGAAGTTGTCACCAACAAGGATGTCGAATAAGACCCAAGAATTgggtaccaccaccaccagaggATGAAACTGAAAATGCTGAACAAGTTGAGATTAATGTCTCTCAAACTGCACCAACAGAAGATATCCCACAATCCCAACCTACACAGGTAATTTTATCACCCAATCTCATATGTGCATTTTCATTTGTTAATTCCAACTCTATTGGACCTAATAGACCTAATTGCAGGGCCCTACTGGAAGCCAAACTCCACTAGctcctgctgctgctgcttcaTACCCCACAATCACAACTCCACAAGTAATTCTATCACACAATCATAAATTGTCATTTGTTAATACACTCTCTATTGGACCTAATAGACTTAATTGCAGGGCCCTCCACCACTGCAACCAAGGGTTGCTTATAGAGCTCCAATTGCTGCTGCTGCTCCAAGGCAACCTCCACCACTACAACCAAGGGTTGCTTATAGAGCTCCAATTGCTGTTGTTGCTGCTCCAAGGCAACCTCCACCACTGCAACCAAGGGCTGCTGCTGCTCCAAGGCAACCTCCACCACTAGcccctgctgctgctgcttcttcttcaacaCAAGCTCCACCTCTGCAACCAAGGGTTGTCTACAGCCTCACACCTTCTGTTGCTACTGCTATAATGAATCAAAGAGGGGCTCCACATGCTACTGCTGCTTATAGAGCCCCCCCTGTGAGAGGAAAAGTTTTCAGGCCTCCCCGTCAAAGGGTTGAACCTGCCACCACTACACATCCCCCAcaatcccaagggagaagatccCCACCACCAGGTCCTGCTACACATGAACTTCCTGGAGGACCTATGGTATTCATGCCAACACCTTCAATCCAGCCAAGGCCTCCACAGAATCCATGAGGTTGCTGTCTACATTTTGGTGTCCCTAAACTAACCTAAGAATAATGTTGATGGGACTGTAATTTTTTGGAAGGAATATTAGGCCAAATATATTATGGACCACTTGTGCACTTTTGTGCTTTTTTATGCTATATTAGGGTATTTTAATTAATGACTTGTGTATGGATCAAATATGTGCTCCTTTGATGCCAGATTGTGGTTTTGTTATGCACTTTTGAAATTATTATGGATACATTATGCTATTGTGCTCACTTTATGGACACATTATGCACTTTATGTATGGACCACTTTATGTATGGACCACTTTTAGGCTCTTTTAATGCCTTATTGTGCTATTGTGATCACTTATCTTTATTATCTATGAAAAGCATGGTTATTTTTATTAGTCCTGTAACTAAACAAGGTTGTCACAATGGTATGAAATCTAATGAAAAGCATGGAAATTTCATTCATGAAATCTTCATAAGATTACATTCTTCAGTACACTACACCAAACATAAAACATGAAACATACCCTCCCCCTCCTCACTCATACTATATGTCCTACTTCACAATGACAACAATGATCAACACAATCAACAGAAGTATGACAACCAAAGCCATTCCTATGCCATAATATTTCTGAAGCTTGACATGTTCACTCAGAATTTCATTTGTCTTCAACATAACTTCCCTCACCAGCCTCAATTCTTCAATCACCTCTTCACTTGTCTTCAACATAACTTCCCTGACCTGCACTAACTCTTGCCTCATACCAGAATCCTCATGCACCTGTAGTTCATCTTCCTTTTTGTTGCCAAGTACATTGACCCTTCCATCTTGTGCTATTTCCTCTTCCACTTCATCAAAGAAATTGCAATTGAATTCATGGTACTGCAAATGAACAAGTCAACAAATATTACATTCACAACAGACAGAGCTCATGATTACGAATTCGTGGTAGTGAAGTAGTTACCCTAGGTAGATAACAAGCATAAAAAGGTCTTTTTGGGTTCGCATCAGTTCTAGAAACCCTCAACGCAGCCCTTTCACCGCATTTACAGTAGAGGACTCCATCAACAATGGAGTGCGAGGTACCATTTGAATCCTTGCTCCCCTTCGTGCTCCCCTTCGTTTCTACAGTACATTTGGACTTTTGAGACATTGTTTGCAAGTTGCGAGTTGAATGAGAGAAGAAATTTGAGGATTGGAAGAACCAAAGAGGTGGGATTGAAGGTTTTCGAATTTGGGGATTTTGGGTCTGTTCTAGGGTTCTaattcttgtttttcttttataaggAAGAAAGGGACTAAATTGATGTTTCAATGTTCCCCCCAACGGTCAGATCCACGTGGAATGGCCATCAGAGCACTTAACGTGCCAACTCATCATCTCTGTTAACGTTTATTAACGGGAGCTCAGGTAAGGACCAACGTGACCGACGTTTTCAAACTTCAGGGACGACGGGAGCCATTTAGGAAGAATAGGGACGAATTTGCCCGACTGGTGTAActttagggaccaaagtgacTATTCACCCGAACTCATGATGACACACATGTTTAtgagaatgttttttttttttccataagcACATGTATATGAAATGtgtttgattattttatttattaaattgttTGGATTCaggattttaattaaaaaatatgatcgttattaatttttatttatctaaattTCTTAAATCTTCATTTATGTATGATTCTATCTTCTAACAACTCTCAAGATCAACAATTTAAAGTTTCTTTGAGCATATAACATGGCGACATGTTAGTGCATGTTTAGCAACACAAATCACGGTGAAGGTAAAATTATAGTGGACGGTCACACAAGTTAAGGTATCTTGAGTCTGCATGAATAAAGTcaagcaattttttttataactgCAGTAATAATATATCTAGTTTGTTTCtaaggaagaaagagaaaacCACTGGCTGATCTATGGGGAAGAAAGAACTTGATTTGCAGTGCAACTGAAAGTAGAGTTCAGTTTAATAAATTGAAAGAAGAAACAATTGTAATAACTAACAGAGTCAATAAATTAGGATTCAGGATACAAACTTTTATCGGATATGAAGAAAAAGgtggagagaaagagagagaccTGTAAAGGAGTGATACAAGAGTTGAAGAATTGATTAGCAGTGATGTAATCCTGGGTGAGCTTAATGCATACATCAGAATCAGCCAAACACGTCCTTATTATGTTCCAGCTTCGAGAATCCGTGACATGCTTCCTGAGCCAGACAGAGAATCCATCGAGCCTGGACTCCCTGTAGCCTCTTCCTAGAACAACATAGCTTCCATCAGATCGAGTAACTATGAATGCAAAGACAAGGAGAAAAAGGAGAAGGGTGATGAGGGTGGCCATGCAGTAAAGGTAAAAGGCcaagaatatatttaatatgctataaattttttaaaatattattttaattattatcgATTCAACTACGATTAAACGTTGGGACAATCAATTTGTTCCTTTTGAGAAGGTTGATGATGAGCTCTAAATCTGTACATCGTGAGAAGAGGTGGTGACCTTGCAACCTCGCTAGGAAGGATGGTGGCTCTGAATCGCCGGTGTTATGAATAACAAAAGGGAAGAACAAGGTTAGAGATGAAGGGTGAAGCTATTTCCCTCCATTGATTTTAAAAACTAaatcttttcttttaaaaatcaAGTCAATCTAAATCatttattgtttaattttaaattaaatttggcTGAGAAATAAAAATTAGAGTTGACAGGGATAATGTAGGTCACTAGTATTCCATTAATATCTATTTATGTACACCGGTGTAACAAACTCAAAAAAATAAGACAATAAATATTATCTTATAATAGTAATAACcttaattagatttttttttaattttttaatattaggaTGAAAACAAATATAGAAGAATTAAGTCTGAAAAAACGCCTTCATAGAATTTGAGCTATTTTCACCCTTTGAAAACGCATAAAAGACTATAGTTTAGAAGAGTTTAATAAAATATGTAATGTTAGTGTTTTGTACTAATATTCAACCACatcatgccatgtaggataaataaataacattcatttttaattttaattaaagtataaatatattttctatttttttttggtacatccaAAAGATAAATTGCGTCCGCTAGGATTGGAT
This is a stretch of genomic DNA from Lotus japonicus ecotype B-129 chromosome 1, LjGifu_v1.2. It encodes these proteins:
- the LOC130731260 gene encoding peptide-N(4)-(N-acetyl-beta-glucosaminyl)asparagine amidase is translated as MVLRKFQVLHNHSNVDLDYDTDDGFQVFQFQLYSLTSIPPPQQKIYAAENDTAVATDSDLTTISDKLRLVSIDDDDPEPQSSTADHLNSDEELARLLQAEEEALMLQQFVAGEDTQQFEGRVRPYVTQVLMYEDPIRQEAARKTVPVEELEEKALVSLAKEGNFKPSKIEQDHAFLLQLLFWFKKSFRWVNSPSCQDCGNQTVAQGMTAPLPSETRYGASRVELYRCTSCSNLTRFPRYNDAIKLVETREGRCGEWANCFTLYCRAFGYDSRLILDFTDHVWMECFSQYIGRWIHLDPCEGIYDRPLLYEKGWNKKLNYVIAIAKDGAYDVTKRYTRKWHEVLSRRTMLTESSLSTLLTNITKERRRDFTSQLLSVIEARDMEENQQLERSLHSEDEESLTLPGRRSGNEEWRKSRSEIGSDNLSSSTCPVRLCVDEHVTKIYNAFHPFLYQFIGDELTRSEAVEVLEITKGIILDLSNSPFKKRRTSIDLVLNNSKFQKLLPSFGDLLDALSLEKIVNADGKVEICLAGNPILTSLALPVVLDALDDLIYNLKKSEKYGKNMFLLPLLKLNRLHSGSVIASAEELPFGIVTSAFDGTRISKWEEPNGAKGCWVGYKTFNNNMFELAAYELMSANDAPERDPMDWILEGSNDKGISWQVLDKQTSQFFEDRFQRRTYTINSASFPSNVFRFRFLAVRDINSTSRLQIGSIDLYAKQREI